Proteins from one Longimicrobium sp. genomic window:
- a CDS encoding S4 domain-containing protein: MSTAEPLRVDVLLHRLCLTKSRSEAKAACEMGAVSLDGRRARPADAVTAGKRISIRYPARLLEVELLELPGKNVSKKAARDLYRVLQDEKVRDEPF; this comes from the coding sequence GTGAGCACGGCCGAGCCGCTGCGGGTGGACGTTCTGCTGCACCGGCTCTGCCTGACGAAGAGCCGCAGCGAAGCCAAGGCGGCGTGCGAGATGGGTGCGGTTTCGCTGGACGGCCGGCGCGCCCGCCCCGCCGACGCGGTCACCGCGGGAAAGCGCATCTCCATCCGCTACCCCGCGCGGCTGCTGGAGGTGGAGCTGCTGGAGTTGCCGGGGAAGAACGTCTCCAAGAAGGCCGCGCGCGACCTGTACCGCGTGCTGCAGGACGAAAAGGTGCGGGACGAGCCGTTCTGA
- a CDS encoding cell division protein FtsX — MPYALREALAAFRRTPLLTGLSVVAIAFALFVIGLFGLTAFNIRRAIERVEEKVEIVAYLTDATTAGQLDLAQQELRKLPEVERVTYVTRTEALATAMAEMEEFKDVFSDLEQNPLPASLEVRMKPGNRGPEQVERVAKRIQAYPFVEDVRYGRDWLNQIFTLRRIAAGVAMVIGGAFAVVAAIVIATAVRITVFARREEIGIMRLVGATDGFVQRPFLLEGIISGLLGGLLAAGLTYATFRLLSDTMFRVEWVPLEWVAAVVIVGTMFGLLSSLVAVRRHLSQV; from the coding sequence ATGCCCTACGCCCTTCGCGAGGCGCTCGCCGCCTTCCGCCGCACTCCGCTGCTCACCGGCCTCTCCGTCGTCGCCATCGCCTTCGCGCTGTTCGTCATCGGCCTGTTCGGGCTGACGGCGTTCAACATCCGCCGCGCCATCGAGCGGGTGGAGGAAAAGGTGGAGATCGTCGCGTACCTGACCGACGCTACGACCGCCGGGCAGCTGGACCTGGCCCAGCAGGAGCTGCGGAAGCTTCCCGAGGTGGAACGCGTGACGTACGTCACACGCACCGAAGCGCTGGCCACGGCCATGGCCGAGATGGAAGAGTTCAAGGACGTGTTCAGCGACCTGGAGCAGAACCCGCTTCCCGCGTCGCTGGAGGTGCGGATGAAGCCCGGCAACCGCGGCCCCGAGCAGGTGGAGCGCGTGGCGAAGCGCATCCAGGCGTACCCGTTCGTCGAGGACGTGCGCTACGGGCGCGACTGGCTGAACCAGATCTTCACCCTGCGCCGCATCGCCGCCGGCGTGGCGATGGTCATTGGCGGGGCCTTCGCCGTGGTGGCGGCCATCGTCATCGCCACGGCCGTGCGCATCACCGTCTTCGCCCGCCGCGAGGAGATCGGAATCATGCGGCTGGTGGGGGCCACGGACGGCTTCGTCCAGCGCCCGTTCCTGCTGGAGGGCATCATCTCCGGCCTCCTCGGCGGACTGCTGGCGGCGGGACTCACCTACGCCACCTTCCGCCTGCTTTCCGACACCATGTTCCGGGTGGAGTGGGTGCCGCTGGAGTGGGTCGCCGCCGTGGTGATCGTGGGCACGATGTTCGGGCTGCTTTCCAGCCTGGTGGCCGTACGCCGCCACCTGTCGCAGGTCTGA
- a CDS encoding L,D-transpeptidase family protein: protein MIIKRVSLAVLTALAVAGCKDDGGDAQAKGAQVREADNDPGRAVVAWDRRAARMTPEEMERARMDESWMQVVQLDPIAGGRNERPNPEKWEQISIESVNTAPQHVPLYGDVGGPSVLRIQVMLDRALFSPGIMDGRWGKNTAQALYWFQKREGLPATARADSATFERLRSASGSPAELVVRRTLSAEDVEGPFTKIPEDVYEHAKLDCSCYESLTEKLSEMFHITPDLLAKLNPGVQIDGLKAGQTVNVPAVRDENAAGRGQQVAKLVISGRGTYVHAVDANGRVIYHFPSTLGGKYSPSPTGSYRVTNVTQDPSWHYQPDILVGVPDDEPDAMIPKGPNVAVGTVWMALSEPHFGIHGTAEPQTIGYASSNGCVRLTNWDVEFLSRHIRPNTPVEFRDIMGEKQAEDPANAESSSPPASTGRSSSPSAPAPAVRPAPEKSSGGSSAASGRTSTRREGSTTPSRADTASRSGTTRERTSGGARTRPTTTEPAKQEDHEGHPPR, encoded by the coding sequence ATGATCATCAAACGAGTTTCGCTCGCCGTTCTGACCGCGCTTGCTGTTGCCGGATGCAAGGACGACGGCGGAGACGCGCAGGCCAAGGGCGCACAGGTACGCGAGGCCGACAACGATCCCGGGCGCGCCGTCGTGGCGTGGGACCGCCGCGCCGCGCGGATGACGCCCGAGGAGATGGAGCGCGCCCGCATGGACGAGTCGTGGATGCAGGTGGTGCAGCTGGACCCGATCGCCGGCGGCCGGAACGAGCGGCCCAATCCCGAGAAGTGGGAGCAGATCTCCATCGAGTCGGTGAACACCGCGCCGCAGCACGTGCCCCTGTACGGCGACGTGGGCGGCCCGTCGGTGCTGCGCATCCAGGTGATGCTGGACCGCGCTCTGTTCTCACCGGGGATCATGGATGGGCGCTGGGGAAAGAACACGGCCCAGGCGCTGTACTGGTTCCAGAAGCGTGAGGGACTTCCCGCCACCGCGCGGGCAGACTCGGCCACCTTCGAGCGCCTGCGGTCGGCCTCGGGCAGCCCCGCCGAACTGGTCGTGCGGCGCACGTTGAGCGCGGAAGACGTGGAAGGGCCGTTCACGAAGATCCCCGAAGACGTGTACGAGCACGCCAAGCTGGATTGCTCGTGCTACGAGTCGCTCACCGAAAAGCTGAGCGAGATGTTCCACATCACCCCCGACCTGCTGGCCAAGCTGAACCCCGGCGTGCAGATCGACGGACTGAAGGCGGGGCAGACCGTGAACGTGCCCGCCGTCCGCGACGAGAACGCGGCGGGACGGGGGCAGCAGGTGGCCAAGCTGGTCATCTCCGGACGCGGGACGTACGTGCACGCGGTAGACGCCAACGGCCGCGTGATCTACCACTTCCCGTCGACGCTGGGCGGCAAGTACTCGCCGTCACCCACCGGCAGCTACCGGGTGACCAACGTTACGCAGGACCCGTCGTGGCACTACCAGCCCGACATCCTGGTGGGCGTGCCCGACGACGAGCCCGACGCCATGATCCCCAAGGGACCCAACGTCGCCGTGGGAACGGTGTGGATGGCGCTGTCGGAGCCGCACTTCGGCATCCACGGCACGGCGGAGCCGCAGACCATCGGCTACGCGTCGAGCAACGGGTGCGTGCGCCTGACCAACTGGGACGTGGAGTTCCTTAGCCGCCACATCCGGCCCAACACGCCGGTGGAGTTCCGCGACATCATGGGGGAGAAGCAGGCCGAAGACCCCGCCAACGCCGAGTCGTCCAGCCCCCCGGCGTCCACGGGCAGGTCGTCGTCGCCGTCCGCACCGGCACCGGCGGTGCGCCCGGCGCCTGAAAAGAGCAGCGGCGGCTCCAGCGCGGCGAGCGGGCGCACGTCCACCCGCCGCGAGGGATCAACCACGCCCAGCCGGGCCGACACGGCCTCGCGCTCCGGCACCACGCGCGAGCGCACCAGCGGCGGCGCCCGCACGCGCCCGACGACGACGGAGCCGGCCAAGCAGGAGGACCACGAGGGCCATCCGCCTCGGTGA
- a CDS encoding serine/threonine-protein kinase, whose product MRPGFERLMVGRLLAGRYEVLEPIGRGGMSLVFRGLDTTLGREVAVKIVSLAQSPDMVLPNLRERFRREAASAARIQHPNVVGIFDYGTDPELELDFIIMELLTGRDLKEELRRNPVLPQPEALRILMDAARGIAAGHRAGIIHRDVKPANIFLAGTDEIEAVRILDFGIAKPLGDDPEHALTTIGHLPHSPAYASPEQIVGTTQLTATSDVYQLGLIGYELLAGQRPYNEHERTRVRAGEDVPLPRTPAWTAVSPALCDVIQTALRLNPEERQPDAAAFIEALAAAQSDDGTAYHPGSAPLVVAVAEDAPVLIAEDAPVLVPETDSTAVVSGAAGVPVIAPSVAAPPVAHAADGLEPAAVPASRPARKFAVPGTPVMWIVPLLLLLAVAVWASRRGGSDAPAVSAVAPDSGQLAALDGEFLKLQGAVGARAVAEAPPPQPAGGAPGTPAGTAPGTPASDTDVLTRAKVEIEQNVRALNQAWVDGEVREHVRYYGSRVDYYNSRRLPRSGVYRDRVRDAKRYETRAITAHSINVQFLEPDRARVLMDKEWVFGGEGQTRRGRGMQEYIFKRDEDDGKWYVVSEQLLTRNEENSR is encoded by the coding sequence ATGAGGCCGGGATTCGAACGGCTAATGGTCGGCCGGCTGCTGGCCGGGCGTTACGAGGTGCTGGAGCCCATCGGCCGCGGCGGGATGAGCCTGGTGTTCCGCGGGCTCGACACCACGCTGGGCCGCGAGGTGGCGGTAAAGATCGTTTCGCTGGCTCAATCGCCGGACATGGTGCTTCCCAACCTGCGGGAGCGCTTCCGCCGCGAGGCCGCGTCCGCCGCCCGCATCCAGCATCCCAACGTGGTCGGCATCTTCGACTACGGGACGGACCCGGAGCTGGAGCTGGACTTCATCATCATGGAGTTGCTGACCGGCCGCGACCTCAAGGAGGAGCTGCGCCGGAACCCCGTGCTCCCCCAGCCGGAGGCCCTTCGCATCCTGATGGACGCCGCGCGCGGCATCGCGGCGGGGCACCGGGCGGGGATCATCCACCGCGACGTGAAGCCGGCCAACATCTTCCTGGCGGGCACGGACGAGATCGAGGCGGTGCGCATCCTGGACTTCGGGATCGCCAAGCCGCTGGGCGACGACCCGGAGCACGCGCTGACCACCATCGGCCACCTTCCGCACTCGCCCGCGTACGCCTCGCCGGAGCAGATCGTCGGCACCACGCAGCTCACGGCCACCTCCGACGTGTACCAGCTGGGGCTGATCGGCTACGAGCTGCTGGCCGGACAGCGCCCGTACAACGAGCACGAACGCACCCGCGTCCGGGCGGGCGAAGATGTGCCGCTTCCGCGCACGCCGGCGTGGACGGCCGTGTCTCCCGCGCTCTGCGACGTCATCCAGACGGCGCTGCGGCTGAACCCGGAGGAGCGCCAGCCCGACGCCGCAGCGTTCATAGAGGCCCTTGCCGCCGCGCAGTCGGATGACGGGACCGCCTATCACCCGGGATCGGCGCCCCTCGTCGTGGCTGTGGCCGAGGACGCGCCTGTCCTGATCGCCGAGGACGCGCCCGTCCTCGTGCCGGAGACGGACTCCACCGCGGTGGTGAGCGGCGCGGCGGGGGTGCCGGTGATCGCGCCGTCCGTGGCCGCGCCTCCCGTCGCCCACGCGGCGGATGGACTGGAGCCTGCCGCGGTGCCCGCCAGCCGGCCGGCGCGGAAGTTCGCCGTGCCGGGCACGCCGGTGATGTGGATCGTGCCGCTGCTCCTGCTGCTGGCCGTCGCCGTATGGGCGTCGCGCCGGGGCGGGTCGGATGCGCCGGCCGTGTCCGCCGTGGCGCCGGACTCAGGCCAGCTCGCCGCACTGGATGGCGAGTTCCTTAAGCTGCAGGGCGCGGTGGGCGCACGCGCCGTCGCCGAGGCGCCGCCTCCGCAGCCGGCCGGCGGCGCGCCGGGCACGCCCGCAGGCACGGCTCCAGGCACGCCCGCCAGCGACACGGACGTGCTGACGCGCGCGAAGGTGGAGATCGAGCAGAACGTCCGCGCACTCAACCAGGCGTGGGTGGACGGGGAGGTTCGCGAGCACGTGCGGTATTACGGAAGCCGCGTGGACTACTACAACTCGCGGCGCCTTCCCCGGTCGGGCGTGTACCGCGACCGCGTCCGCGATGCCAAGCGCTACGAAACCCGCGCCATCACGGCACATTCCATCAACGTGCAGTTCCTGGAGCCGGACCGCGCGCGCGTGCTGATGGACAAGGAGTGGGTCTTTGGCGGGGAGGGGCAGACGCGCCGCGGGCGGGGGATGCAGGAGTACATCTTCAAGCGCGACGAGGACGACGGGAAGTGGTACGTGGTCAGCGAGCAGCTGCTGACCAGGAACGAGGAGAACAGCAGGTAA
- a CDS encoding peptidylprolyl isomerase, protein MRIRFALLATFLAAAPALAQVAPAAPQPGEELVDGVIAVVGDTVLLRSDILLAVEAVRAAGQTVPSEPAAYAQFVRQLVEERVNDLLVLEAARQSGEAVSDAEVAQTVDQQIAEITERFGSAAAFQQALAESGRTPETYRAELSAQFRDQTIVQRYLRKRIQEMAPAPVSEAEVAAFFEQNRERFGTRPAAVSFQQVIVRPLPSDSARAAALATVAQVQKELAEGTDFEVLARRYSADGSSTRGGDLGWFRQGQMVREFNDAVFNMRPGQTVGPVETEFGFHIIRLDKVRGPERQARHILIRPNIVQADVDRARVRADSVAEAVRAGADMAVLGARYRTPDEARFQREVPLDRLPPGYATSLEGAQAGTVVGPVRIDVGTNAAFAVVRVTGRQTQGEYTVADQRERIRGMLQEQRMSERVIQELRRDMHVAVRNP, encoded by the coding sequence ATGCGCATTCGCTTTGCCCTGCTCGCGACGTTCCTGGCCGCCGCGCCCGCACTGGCGCAGGTGGCGCCCGCAGCCCCGCAGCCCGGCGAAGAGCTGGTGGACGGCGTGATCGCGGTGGTGGGCGACACCGTCCTCCTTCGCTCCGACATCCTGCTGGCCGTCGAGGCCGTGCGGGCCGCGGGGCAGACCGTGCCCTCGGAGCCGGCCGCCTACGCCCAGTTCGTCCGCCAGCTCGTGGAAGAGCGGGTGAACGACCTGCTGGTGCTGGAAGCCGCGCGCCAGTCGGGAGAGGCGGTGAGCGACGCCGAGGTGGCGCAGACGGTGGACCAGCAGATCGCCGAGATCACCGAGCGCTTCGGCTCCGCGGCGGCGTTCCAGCAGGCGCTGGCCGAGTCGGGCCGCACGCCGGAGACGTACCGCGCCGAGCTCTCGGCCCAGTTCCGCGACCAGACCATCGTGCAGCGGTACCTGCGCAAGCGCATCCAGGAGATGGCGCCCGCGCCGGTGTCCGAGGCCGAGGTGGCCGCGTTCTTCGAGCAGAACCGCGAGCGGTTCGGCACGCGGCCGGCGGCGGTGAGCTTTCAGCAGGTGATCGTGCGTCCCCTGCCCTCCGACTCGGCCCGCGCGGCGGCGCTGGCCACGGTGGCGCAGGTGCAGAAGGAGCTGGCCGAGGGCACCGACTTCGAGGTGCTGGCGCGCCGCTACTCGGCGGACGGAAGCTCCACCCGCGGCGGCGACCTGGGGTGGTTCCGCCAGGGGCAGATGGTGCGCGAGTTCAACGACGCCGTCTTCAACATGCGCCCGGGCCAGACGGTGGGCCCCGTGGAAACCGAGTTCGGCTTCCACATCATCCGCCTGGACAAGGTGCGCGGCCCCGAGCGGCAGGCGCGCCACATCCTCATCCGCCCGAACATCGTGCAGGCCGACGTCGATCGCGCCCGCGTGCGCGCCGACAGCGTGGCCGAGGCGGTCCGTGCCGGCGCCGACATGGCGGTGCTGGGCGCCCGCTACCGCACCCCCGACGAGGCGCGCTTTCAGCGTGAGGTGCCGCTGGACCGCCTTCCGCCGGGGTACGCGACGTCGCTGGAGGGCGCGCAGGCAGGGACGGTGGTGGGCCCCGTGCGCATCGACGTGGGCACCAACGCGGCCTTTGCCGTGGTGCGCGTCACCGGCCGGCAGACGCAGGGCGAGTACACCGTGGCCGACCAGCGCGAGCGGATCCGGGGGATGCTGCAGGAGCAGCGGATGAGCGAGCGCGTGATCCAGGAGCTGCGCCGCGACATGCACGTGGCCGTCCGCAACCCGTGA
- a CDS encoding DUF4442 domain-containing protein: protein MPESNHTRLLRWGYNFFPAYRGTGARIEYIASDFREIRIRLPLSWRTRNYVGTIFGGSMYGAVDPVYMLMLIKNLGPAYAVWDKAASIRFRRPGRDTLYARFTLDGSELDAIREALATTPTIDRTYLVDLVDRAGEVHATIEKVIHIRRKDAPRG, encoded by the coding sequence ATGCCTGAATCCAACCACACCCGCCTGCTGCGCTGGGGATACAACTTCTTTCCGGCGTACCGCGGCACAGGGGCGCGCATCGAGTACATCGCCAGCGACTTTCGCGAGATCCGCATCCGCCTGCCCCTGAGCTGGCGCACCCGCAACTACGTGGGCACCATCTTCGGCGGCAGCATGTACGGCGCGGTGGACCCCGTCTACATGCTGATGCTGATCAAGAACCTGGGCCCCGCCTACGCCGTGTGGGACAAGGCGGCGTCCATCCGCTTCCGCCGCCCCGGCCGCGACACCTTGTACGCCCGCTTCACGCTGGACGGATCCGAGTTGGACGCCATCCGCGAAGCGCTAGCCACCACGCCCACCATCGATCGCACCTACCTCGTGGATCTGGTTGACCGTGCGGGCGAGGTGCACGCCACGATCGAGAAGGTGATCCACATCCGCCGCAAGGACGCGCCGCGCGGCTGA
- a CDS encoding murein hydrolase activator EnvC family protein: protein MSRLRAGVLALILAAAALPWVAGAQDSGRQISESQRRLQEIRAERQRLRRELQGIQGRVGSVSAEIRIIQQQQQMSAALLREISTQLGQTERQIDSTTAEMILTQAELANKKDMLNRRLREIYKRGPLQSAQVLLSAHSFGDLLNRYKYLHLVARRDRQLVDEVGDLARELELREVELRRSLADMQYLHNAREQENAALTNMRADRTQTLTSLRTTQRRATSRLETLARDERRMTGLIAELERRRREGERRAAAAAATRPAGSAAPSRPAASSMTTADLGNLDWPVSGQVVYSFGRSRQSNGTTIRYNGIGIGAAPGTAVRAIEGGTVEMAAPFEGYGPTVVVSHGGGYYSLYLYLREVMVRPGAQITKGQTVGTVGGEGTPEGAHVEFQIREPGGSAVDPLTWLRRRR from the coding sequence ATGAGCCGCCTGCGCGCTGGAGTGCTCGCGTTGATCCTGGCCGCCGCCGCGCTGCCCTGGGTGGCGGGCGCGCAGGATTCGGGGCGGCAGATCAGCGAAAGCCAGCGGCGACTGCAGGAGATCCGCGCGGAGCGGCAGCGGCTGCGGCGCGAGCTGCAGGGGATCCAGGGGCGCGTGGGAAGCGTGTCGGCCGAAATCCGCATCATCCAGCAGCAGCAGCAGATGTCCGCGGCGCTGCTGCGGGAGATCAGCACGCAGCTGGGGCAGACGGAGCGGCAGATCGACAGCACGACGGCCGAGATGATCCTTACGCAGGCCGAGTTGGCGAACAAGAAGGACATGCTCAACCGCCGGCTGCGCGAGATCTACAAGCGCGGCCCGCTCCAGTCTGCCCAGGTGCTGCTTTCGGCTCACTCGTTCGGCGACCTGCTGAACCGCTACAAGTACCTTCACCTCGTTGCGCGCCGCGACCGGCAGCTGGTGGACGAGGTGGGCGACTTGGCGCGCGAGCTGGAACTGCGCGAGGTGGAACTGCGCCGGTCGCTCGCCGACATGCAGTATCTGCACAACGCACGCGAGCAGGAGAACGCCGCGCTCACCAACATGCGCGCGGACCGCACGCAGACGCTCACCTCGCTGCGGACCACGCAGCGCCGCGCCACATCGCGCCTGGAAACGCTGGCCCGCGACGAGCGCCGCATGACGGGGCTGATCGCCGAGCTGGAGCGCCGCCGCCGCGAGGGGGAGCGCCGGGCGGCGGCCGCCGCCGCAACGCGCCCGGCGGGCTCCGCCGCGCCCAGCCGGCCGGCGGCGTCCAGCATGACGACGGCGGACCTGGGGAACCTGGACTGGCCGGTGAGCGGGCAGGTGGTGTACAGCTTCGGCCGCTCGCGGCAGTCCAACGGCACCACCATCCGCTACAACGGCATCGGCATCGGCGCGGCGCCGGGGACGGCGGTGCGCGCCATCGAGGGCGGCACCGTGGAGATGGCGGCGCCCTTCGAGGGCTACGGCCCCACCGTGGTCGTCAGCCACGGCGGCGGCTACTACTCGCTGTACCTGTACCTGCGCGAGGTGATGGTGCGTCCCGGCGCGCAGATCACCAAGGGGCAGACGGTGGGCACCGTGGGCGGCGAGGGAACGCCGGAGGGGGCGCACGTGGAGTTCCAGATCCGCGAGCCGGGCGGCTCCGCGGTGGACCCGCTCACCTGGCTGCGCCGCCGCCGCTAG
- the pdxA gene encoding 4-hydroxythreonine-4-phosphate dehydrogenase PdxA, whose protein sequence is MNRPRIAISLGDPRGIGPEVTAGALADPEISGLGQFVLVGPSSLLRSAEDVSVGEWRAEDGAAAAGRIAGAAIERGTRMALAGEVDALVTAPIEKNAFRAGGWHFPGHTEMLRDLAGVPDVVMMMAAERTALGGALRVILATTHLALRDVPAALSADLLVRQATLTHAALREQWGIPSPRVALCAVNPHASDGGLFGDEEERIVAPALARLREAGVDAFGPVPADTVFTRAVRGEFDAVVAPYHDVGMAAFKTAAFGAGVNVTLGLPFPRTSPDHGTALDIAGRGIADPSSMKEAILLAVRLASHRRRSL, encoded by the coding sequence ATGAATCGTCCCCGCATTGCGATCAGCCTTGGCGATCCCCGCGGGATCGGGCCCGAGGTGACGGCGGGTGCACTGGCCGACCCGGAGATCTCCGGGCTCGGCCAGTTCGTGCTCGTGGGCCCCTCGTCCCTCCTGCGCTCCGCGGAGGACGTGAGCGTCGGCGAGTGGCGGGCGGAGGACGGGGCCGCGGCGGCGGGGCGGATCGCGGGGGCGGCCATCGAGCGCGGGACGCGGATGGCGCTGGCGGGCGAGGTGGATGCGCTGGTGACGGCGCCCATCGAAAAGAACGCCTTCCGGGCCGGGGGATGGCACTTTCCCGGGCACACCGAGATGCTGCGCGACCTGGCCGGCGTGCCCGACGTGGTGATGATGATGGCCGCGGAGCGGACCGCGCTGGGCGGCGCCCTGCGGGTGATCCTGGCCACGACGCACCTGGCCCTGCGTGACGTCCCCGCCGCCCTCTCTGCGGACCTGCTCGTGCGCCAGGCGACGCTGACCCACGCGGCGCTCCGCGAGCAGTGGGGGATCCCGTCTCCCCGCGTCGCGCTCTGCGCCGTGAATCCCCACGCCTCCGACGGCGGGCTGTTCGGCGACGAGGAAGAGCGGATCGTGGCGCCCGCGTTGGCGCGGCTGCGCGAGGCGGGGGTGGACGCGTTTGGTCCCGTCCCCGCCGATACGGTCTTCACGCGTGCGGTGCGCGGCGAGTTCGACGCGGTGGTGGCGCCCTACCACGACGTGGGGATGGCGGCGTTCAAGACGGCCGCGTTCGGCGCGGGGGTCAACGTGACGCTGGGGCTTCCCTTTCCCCGCACCTCGCCGGACCACGGCACCGCGCTGGACATCGCTGGCCGCGGCATCGCCGACCCCTCGTCCATGAAGGAAGCCATCCTCCTGGCCGTCCGCCTGGCGTCGCACCGGCGCCGTTCGCTTTGA
- the ftsE gene encoding cell division ATP-binding protein FtsE, whose product MIRLTSVYKEYPRSGTALRDVTLNVNKGELVFLTGHSGAGKSTVLRLVQMAETPSAGEVRVSGFSSRLIRRREIPQLRRKLGVVFQDFRLLRDRTAEENVAFALEVTGTKRALIAPRVNRLLTQVGLSHKAQAFPDELSGGERQRVAVARALANEPLVLLADEPTGNLDEWAAKGVFELFREINSMGMTILMATHDLDLVRAHPEYRVVELAQGAIVYDSAAASVEAGRA is encoded by the coding sequence GTGATCAGGCTAACATCGGTCTACAAGGAATACCCGCGCTCCGGCACGGCCCTCCGCGACGTTACGCTGAACGTCAACAAGGGCGAGCTGGTGTTCCTGACGGGTCACTCCGGCGCTGGCAAGAGCACAGTGCTGCGCCTCGTGCAGATGGCCGAAACGCCCTCCGCCGGAGAGGTACGCGTGTCGGGCTTTTCGTCGCGCCTCATCCGCCGGCGCGAGATTCCCCAGCTGCGCCGCAAGCTGGGCGTGGTCTTCCAGGACTTTCGCCTGCTGCGCGACCGCACCGCCGAGGAGAACGTGGCCTTTGCGCTGGAGGTGACGGGGACCAAGCGCGCCCTGATCGCCCCCCGCGTCAATCGGCTGCTCACCCAGGTGGGCCTCAGCCACAAGGCGCAGGCGTTTCCCGACGAGCTGTCGGGCGGCGAACGGCAGCGCGTGGCCGTGGCCCGCGCGCTCGCCAACGAGCCGCTGGTGCTGCTGGCCGACGAGCCCACCGGCAACCTGGACGAGTGGGCGGCCAAGGGCGTGTTCGAGCTGTTCCGCGAGATCAACTCCATGGGGATGACCATCCTGATGGCCACCCACGACCTGGACCTGGTGCGCGCGCACCCCGAGTACCGCGTGGTGGAGCTGGCGCAGGGCGCCATCGTCTACGACTCGGCCGCCGCGTCGGTCGAGGCGGGAAGGGCCTGA
- a CDS encoding L,D-transpeptidase family protein, translated as MTNLMRAALAALVLAASHLAPAPALAQTGDRPVVLPTQRARPPVRATPTPAAAAPSQQRPGRPPAVRRPRVPPAAQRDTAPSAGPLRERWADISVQTANSGTYHLPVGRGNSGPSVLRVQVLLSRALFSTGMMDGYWGHNTQTAVQFFQSREGLPATGVVDSATYVHLVRVAGDSQTVVPQVLTADDVAGPFVRMPDDIYAQARLSCSCFESLSEKLTERFHTRVEVLRKLNPGVALDSLAAGDTLFVPAVRPAEARAPGEIRQLVVSGAGKYVQALDANGRILYHFSATLGSTFDPSPQGDFTVTSIHENPWWHYQPKLLAHVPDDRPNARIPPGPNSAVGRVWMSLSAPHYGIHGTKSPETIGYAQSAGCVRLTNWDALFLSKRLAPGTPVTFSDTPRPGAGQPADARRPVIGTRADSARTDSAARPTPAARDTVRRAPPAPRDTARSTAPAPRDTARSSTTAPPRATATPRSTSPASSPAPAPQTPPRPVAPAARDTTRASQPAARP; from the coding sequence ATGACGAACCTGATGCGTGCCGCGCTCGCGGCGCTCGTCCTCGCCGCTTCGCACCTGGCGCCCGCACCCGCGCTCGCGCAGACGGGGGATCGCCCGGTCGTTCTCCCCACGCAGCGCGCTCGTCCGCCCGTGCGCGCGACGCCGACGCCAGCTGCGGCGGCGCCTTCGCAGCAGCGGCCGGGCCGCCCGCCGGCGGTCCGCCGCCCCAGGGTTCCGCCCGCGGCGCAGCGCGACACCGCGCCGAGCGCGGGCCCGCTCCGCGAGCGCTGGGCCGACATCAGCGTGCAGACGGCGAACTCGGGCACGTACCACCTTCCCGTGGGCCGAGGCAATTCTGGCCCGTCGGTGCTGCGGGTACAGGTGCTGCTGAGCCGCGCGCTCTTTTCGACGGGGATGATGGACGGCTACTGGGGGCACAACACCCAGACGGCGGTTCAGTTCTTCCAGTCGCGCGAGGGGCTGCCCGCGACCGGCGTGGTAGATTCCGCCACGTACGTGCACCTGGTGCGCGTGGCGGGCGACTCGCAGACCGTCGTTCCGCAGGTGTTGACCGCGGATGACGTGGCCGGCCCGTTCGTCCGCATGCCCGACGACATCTACGCGCAGGCCCGGCTGAGCTGCTCGTGCTTCGAATCGCTGTCCGAAAAGCTGACGGAGCGGTTCCACACCCGGGTGGAGGTGCTGCGCAAGCTGAACCCGGGCGTGGCGCTGGATTCCCTCGCGGCCGGCGACACGCTGTTCGTCCCCGCCGTCCGCCCCGCCGAAGCCCGTGCGCCGGGGGAGATCCGCCAGCTCGTGGTGTCGGGCGCCGGCAAGTACGTGCAGGCGCTGGATGCGAACGGCCGCATTCTCTACCACTTTTCCGCCACGCTCGGCTCCACGTTCGATCCGTCACCGCAGGGCGACTTCACGGTGACGTCCATCCACGAGAACCCGTGGTGGCACTATCAGCCGAAGCTGCTGGCCCACGTGCCCGACGACCGGCCCAACGCGCGCATTCCGCCCGGGCCCAACAGCGCCGTCGGCCGCGTGTGGATGAGCCTTTCGGCGCCGCACTACGGGATTCACGGCACCAAGTCGCCCGAGACGATCGGCTATGCACAGAGCGCCGGGTGCGTGCGGCTGACCAACTGGGACGCGCTGTTCCTGAGCAAGCGCCTGGCGCCGGGTACGCCCGTCACCTTCAGCGACACGCCGCGTCCCGGGGCAGGCCAGCCCGCGGACGCTCGGCGGCCCGTCATCGGTACGCGGGCGGACAGCGCGCGTACGGATTCCGCCGCGCGTCCCACCCCCGCGGCGCGCGACACGGTTCGCCGCGCGCCGCCGGCCCCGCGCGACACCGCCCGGTCCACGGCTCCCGCGCCCCGCGACACGGCTCGTTCGTCCACGACGGCGCCGCCTCGCGCCACGGCCACACCGCGGTCGACGTCACCGGCCAGCAGCCCGGCGCCCGCGCCGCAAACCCCGCCGCGTCCTGTCGCTCCGGCAGCGAGGGATACGACACGTGCGTCACAGCCCGCGGCGCGTCCCTGA